The Chitinophaga flava genome has a segment encoding these proteins:
- a CDS encoding SMI1/KNR4 family protein, with translation MDKQLKHIETALGITLPGAYIRFLETQQSSESLLVTDLVTLYGTDDLIERNQTYAVQQYLPSYISIGDDSGGQGIFLDTSSTQATVYTTGYGALDPDCMEVLNDDFTEWTRQGYSLNIIRESPGVLAFRETETFRLRSSWMALHKALSVLETERPQIDLKTYLRRKRDLQKEMQDFEVKHAGKRYRL, from the coding sequence ATGGATAAGCAGCTTAAACATATTGAAACAGCACTCGGCATTACCCTGCCGGGTGCTTATATCCGTTTCCTGGAAACACAACAAAGCTCTGAAAGCTTGCTGGTAACAGATCTGGTAACACTATACGGTACTGACGATCTCATAGAAAGAAACCAGACCTATGCAGTACAACAGTATCTTCCTTCCTATATCAGCATCGGAGATGACAGCGGCGGACAGGGCATCTTTCTGGACACTTCTTCCACACAGGCCACTGTATACACCACCGGCTATGGCGCGCTGGACCCCGATTGTATGGAGGTACTGAATGACGATTTTACCGAGTGGACACGACAAGGATACTCACTGAACATTATCCGGGAATCCCCTGGTGTACTTGCTTTCCGGGAAACAGAAACCTTTCGGCTCAGAAGTTCCTGGATGGCGCTGCACAAAGCCCTCTCCGTCCTGGAAACGGAAAGACCTCAAATAGACCTCAAAACCTACTTACGCCGCAAACGTGATCTGCAAAAGGAAATGCAGGACTTTGAAGTAAAACATGCCGGCAAGCGCTACCGCTTATAG
- a CDS encoding tetratricopeptide repeat protein: MSMHEIESLVELSVYCLHESQDDSLDRRSLFYNLYDLQSQFDTGFTHFRVMDLLIQHHFVYTFPITAHPAYTQHQAFFDTLAATQKFSFIYTQPEAEWDEENNPVAGYANYDHQQQTYILYCDAGSSLWEAMVANGTLQGADAVAPEKKDVFSLALCIAKAAAQQQNKDLLNSWYLLLPFMVMAAEQEEEPIDYKALETILELVVTNDAIFEEGLPPADELPEGGELGKFCEWWYAPAKDKMKSTAELDADIDLEAVPFTQQVDKSAAWYDNEVRTLLESINHSITFMEDNGYNDDIQRSVEGRLRMGLEYAQKGIELAPNEPGMLVNKGSLYLLQQSYPEALACYDKAMAIAPDNTFVHLNRAILFYHMEDMPQAIASFEKVLQLEPGNEFAQQWLTHLKSNG; the protein is encoded by the coding sequence ATGTCGATGCATGAAATAGAATCCCTGGTGGAGTTGTCCGTTTATTGCCTGCACGAAAGCCAGGATGATTCACTGGACCGCAGAAGCCTTTTTTACAACCTGTATGATCTGCAATCACAGTTTGATACCGGCTTTACCCATTTCCGGGTAATGGACCTGCTGATTCAGCACCATTTCGTATATACTTTCCCGATAACAGCACACCCTGCCTATACACAGCATCAAGCTTTTTTTGATACGCTGGCAGCCACACAGAAGTTCAGCTTCATCTATACACAACCCGAAGCAGAATGGGATGAAGAAAACAACCCGGTAGCCGGATATGCCAACTATGATCATCAGCAACAGACTTATATCCTGTACTGCGATGCAGGCTCTTCTTTATGGGAGGCCATGGTAGCCAATGGTACCCTGCAGGGAGCCGATGCAGTGGCACCTGAAAAAAAGGACGTCTTCTCCCTTGCGCTCTGCATTGCTAAAGCCGCAGCACAACAACAAAACAAAGACCTGCTCAACAGCTGGTATCTCCTATTGCCCTTCATGGTGATGGCTGCCGAACAGGAAGAAGAACCCATTGACTATAAAGCACTGGAAACGATACTGGAGCTCGTAGTGACCAATGATGCCATCTTTGAAGAAGGACTTCCTCCTGCAGACGAACTGCCGGAAGGAGGTGAACTGGGCAAGTTCTGCGAGTGGTGGTATGCGCCTGCTAAGGACAAAATGAAATCCACTGCTGAGCTGGATGCTGACATCGACCTGGAAGCGGTTCCCTTCACTCAGCAGGTAGATAAAAGTGCCGCCTGGTACGATAATGAGGTAAGGACCCTGCTGGAAAGTATCAACCACAGCATTACCTTCATGGAAGACAACGGTTACAATGACGATATCCAGCGGAGCGTGGAAGGCCGACTGAGAATGGGACTGGAATATGCGCAGAAAGGAATAGAGCTGGCTCCCAATGAGCCGGGAATGCTGGTCAACAAAGGTTCCCTTTACCTGCTGCAACAAAGTTATCCGGAAGCACTGGCCTGCTACGATAAAGCCATGGCCATAGCGCCCGACAATACTTTCGTACATCTCAACCGCGCCATCCTCTTTTATCATATGGAAGATATGCCCCAGGCCATCGCTTCCTTTGAGAAAGTGCTGCAACTGGAACCCGGCAATGAGTTTGCACAACAGTGGCTCACCCACCTGAAAAGTAATGGATAA